A genome region from Cardiocondyla obscurior isolate alpha-2009 linkage group LG14, Cobs3.1, whole genome shotgun sequence includes the following:
- the LOC139108065 gene encoding serine-rich adhesin for platelets isoform X2, which translates to MEALLPSEIARLVLGYLEDQKCTEAAKLFLETSPHLQECRAVISCGRRFSTKVNGLTLMDVIEKLSAISTIIQERLSKVTDCEQLKHCGDLIEQLKFLVEEPRGQRFVSNAQTSNGSPVAASNTRKRHYSNSERVKRSFKLQLNSMLQSDIMSPPSCHTVDTTPLESLPGNIDILKQAEFATHTTEKKDGNITQEPHRQCDLDRNNSINNITPQNKSNSDRSIHMSSDDISSLRSCEIDIDDKGKEESSVTSVIPKRYTTATSTEELLSFSSTEVQTTPYEIPESESESNDEPIENLSILTKEILNRTELQECIAENINKAIIPSDQSLRDENLNDSLIGEGNTSIMTELNNAIKSIVEATESDPVFEKFLDEIIGPQTETDTSPEEDGEGKPSPKSANEAQEKKIEASVSNVSSPEPVVTDSKVSMEDGTADVPLKHRLRSSSRQQCTRVEDELDKVRDQEKDQSALEDQNAAAVLSIIKANIINNVSDNDKKTLNTINNVSHNEKKILNTKESMPSNDDNEEEIQAMVSMINKNDDCKSLTVTNVQEINDVILPVNNNVQPKVKKSTVKRPKPVKPKHDQTSDSQISNSNQNCVQSNISQPVTEHEIMTMPTLIVCSKNEVNNFLINRSSTSTSRFIPIAPKDSNRIQETLYLRTVNVAQKVPVVKTLPAVVEKSNNSANQVELIQSTRKNDNVNKQLQIINKIDTAVPISIDQQILNHPIELPQTSKIAGSESITLYSNETSAKTSLDSSNMAMINLEENISLSDSGFSPYLKFSCSKTNQSHNLADIDLGPILESAKNTANNNKSTQSPKNVDAITKRTPKSLLKSRSKNHRLSLSTPRKRSSHIRALDFSTPTRTKSSTKKINVNESAQFSSTKKRLKSVCRTSLFRSPSFSNSSVQKQKTTIKVNQSYRIPIATRSPAPKLMGGWDNYNGVGVIIGEVSPHGSTSASCSSSEEKVIQNKPSESLVGSWDADLRKTIDLNKKNEKDESEAKKAVKRKKNSRDENNVICKKVKYNSQSSKSNDESTSCSKSKVNKKFKHNTDDTNRPEDNLQENITEPQNNEKENIIKATVNTANSIASKFNEHLKTNTCETSTNTNANPVNSDTVVTEKKSIKKYAQLKTLSTNLRKSDEKERNMEVAQINLQMSEVSKILSTDSTQNILRMPDMINLETPRKFDNISGPPPTPRVLSPSSNLITPFIKISEDSSKIRSFITTPEFPITPGVAITPKEETTRDIIKRGDYDSPYYKPTSEQVQDSNLKASRSKDGSMQESPILSSSHITSKLEITEFEVIKENLPREEAIKEFKIASTSKDSGSAGELSTSIVIDQHVNLIEINEFQSEQRETIIDADCVNEAHNNDSMESSSSSSDTSSSSSSSSSTSSSTTTNSSTNMCSPNEKCDKASSKMSTDISSDFAEKIINAPKNTCDVSAATSSDPFKKSDDAIETESSPKKVFAIIKTDDQLKNTTKETPAKDETLLNEADISETPSSSKSGVEMINLTTKISAIITEEKLSRSNKLLKNSKTQNNKSRGQPKVIDVQCIQPESSMYVKCLKPIKEECESENEQSAPVHDKFMHRQILEEKRQRIIAKIKDNPKLNLPSGTKRKHILTCRAASTLKKFGRGNRNIRPPARYSENINNKETKRPADQQETLKKNKRKKCESQKQDLVDKCSDNKGKTNLIPIPKSTDPGLTNHKNNGNKPPDDHTIKQLYENNICESNIVENCKNSQSIQSYDSLNPENQNCVAKEIPHSKENTEKNYNIKSNINKKETEEAFKTANAQGKILKKETNSEKCIIQETLPPDKLKHDEVEDKTSKPKQFSNNVDKTDYKILKYKVDQVKRDLFSDDENDHRTLIVNATDNKKVADAENLNKASSKTENVNVENSKQELSTVLQCLQLVPASKKKHLSNDINQADEQIKKQRKPINEDDNKSHQTSDAHNYKAEYHFVYDDSVPMRKRRRRYSAHELQIEINYADLSDPNPVECMKVMKATEFEEIFNLAPKKRTVNKKSRMKNEKVCEAPNLQADKDMINLKDNAAKPLATSSPLDELSKVKTKKVVAKTATINKISNSIQSDAKKKQKLDKHQEKVTDITKNRKRKLSEAKEMKQAEKKSTTDPQALLSNLDEVDLNKFLTTVHGPE; encoded by the exons ATGGAAGCCCTGCTGCCTTCTGAGATCGCTCGCTTGGTGCTCG GTTATTTGGAAGATCAGAAGTGCACTGAGGCAGCCAAACTGTTTTTAGAAACGTCTCCACACTTGCAAGAATGCCGTGCAGTAATTTCTTGTGGCAGGAGATTCAGCACAAAAGTTAACGGTCTAACATTGATGGATGTTATTGAAAAACTTTCAGCTATTAGTACCATAA TTCAAGAACGACTAAGTAAAGTTACAGACTGTGAGCAGTTAAAGCATTGTGGAGATCTCATAGAGCAACTCAAGTTTCTTGTAGAAGAACCACGCGGTCAACGATTTgtt AGTAATGCACAAACATCAAATGGCTCACCAGTTGCCGCGAGCAATACGCGCAAAAGGCATTATAGTAATAGCGAACGTGTTAAACGCAGTTTTAAATTACAGTTGAATTCAATGCTACAATCTGACATCATGAGTCCAc caAGTTGTCACACTGTTGATACAACTCCCTTAGAGAGTTTACCTGGAAACattgatatattaaaacagGCAGAGTTTGCTACCCATACGACCGAGAAAAAAGATGGCAATATCACACAGGAACCTCACAGACAATGTGACCTCGATAGAAataatagtattaataatattactccgcaaaataaaagtaattcgGATAGAAGTATTCACATGAGTTCAG ACGATATTTCAAGTCTACGAAGTTGTGAAATAGATATCGAcgataaaggaaaagaagaaagtagcGTAACTAGTGTAATACCGAAACGATATACTACAGCCACAAGTACAGAAGAATTATTAAGTTTCTCTAGCACAGAAGTACAAACTACACCTTACGAAATACCCGAGTCAGAATCTGAATCTAATGACGAACCTATTGAAAATCTCAGT atattaacaaaagaaattttaaatcgtaCAGAATTGCAAGAAtgcattgcggaaaatattaataaagcaaTCATTCCCTCAGACCAATCTTTAAGGGACGAAAACTTAAATGACTCATTAATCGGAGAAGGAAATACCTCGATTATGactgaattaaataatgcTATTAAGTCAATTGTTGAAGCAACAGAATCTGATCCTGTGTTTGAAAAGTTTCTGGACGAAATAATTGGCCCACAAACAGAAACAGATACAAGTCCAGAGGAAGATGGTGAAGGAAAGCCAAGCCCAAAATCTGCTAATGa agcacaagaaaaaaaaatagaagcaaGCGTGAGCAATGTTAGTTCACCAGAACCAGTAGTAACAGATTCTAAAGTATCTATGGAAGATGGTACGGCGGATGTGCCTTTAAAACACAGACTTCGTAGTTCTTCGAGACAACAATGTACTAGAGTCGAAGACGAGCTCGACAAAGTGAGAGATCAAGAAAAAGATCAAAGCGCTTTGGAAGATCAGAATGCAGCTGCAGTGTTAAGTATTATCAAAgctaatataattaataatgtgtCCGACAATGacaaaaaaactttaaatacaattaataatgtgTCTCacaatgagaaaaaaattttaaatacaaaagaaTCGATGCCCTCGAATGACGATAATGAAGAGGAAATACAAGCTATGGTATCTATGATAAATAAGAATGATGATTGCAAATCTTTAACAGTGACAAATGTACAGGAAATTAATGATGTTATATTACCTGTAAATAACAATGTACAGCCcaaagttaaaaaatccaCGGTAAAGCGACCAAAACCCGTGAAACCCAAACACGATCAAACGAGTGATAGCCAAATTTCTAATTCCAACCAGAATTGTGTTCAATCTAATATAAGCCAACCGGTAACAGAACATGAAATCATGACTATGCCAACTTTAATAGTATGTTCGAAAAATgaggtaaataattttttaattaaccgttCATCAACCTCTACTTCACGTTTTATTCCAATTGCCCCGAAAGATTCAAATAGAATTCAAGaaactttatatttaagaaCAGTGAACGTAGCACAGAAAGTACCTGTAGTTAAAACATTGCCAGCTGTGGTAGAAAAATCAAACAATTCTGCAAATCAAGTGGAATTAATACAATCGACGAGAAAAAACGATAACGTGAACaaacaattacaaattataaataaaattgatacagCAGTACCCATCAGTATTGATCAGCAGATATTAAATCATCCGATAGAACTGCCACAAACAAGCAAAATCGCGGGAAGTGAATCAATAACGCTTTACAGCAATGAAACCAGCGCTAAAACATCGTTGGATAGTAGTAACATGGCTATGATAAATCTAGAAGAGAACATTAGTCTATCAGATAGCGGTTTTTCACCATACTTGAAATTCAGTTGTAGTAAAACTAATCAAAGTCATAATCTTGCAGATATTGATTTAGGTCCTATATTGGAAAGTGCGAAAAATACTGcaaataacaataaaagtaCGCAGTCACCTAAGAACGTCGATGCCATTACTAAACGCACACCTAAGTCCTTGTTAAAAAGCAGATCCAAAAATCATAGATTAAGCTTATCTACACCGCGTAAACGCAGCAGTCATATAAGAGCGCTTGATTTTAGCACCCCTACAAGAACTAAAAGTTctacaaagaaaataaatgtgaACGAAAGCGCACAGTTCTCCTCAACGAAGAAACGTTTGAAATCGGTTTGCAGGACTTCATTATTTAGATCACCGTCGTTTTCTAATAGTTCCGTTCAGAAGCAAAAAACAACGATAAAAGTTAATCAGTCTTACAGAATTCCTATAGCGACTAGAAGTCCTGCGCCCAAACTCATGGGTGGCTGGGACAATTATAATGGTGTCGGCGTTATTATAGGCGAAGTATCTCCGCACGGGAGTACCAGTGCATCTTGTTCCTCCTCTGAAGAAAAAGTTATTCAAAACAAACCATCTGAATCCTTAGTAGGAAGTTGGGACGCAGACTTACGCAAGACCATAgacttgaataaaaaaaatgaaaaagacgAGTCGGAGGCTAAAAAAGCGgtgaagaggaaaaaaaattccagagATGAGAATAACGTGATATGTAAAAaggttaaatataattcacaaTCGTCAAAGAGCAACGATGAAAGCACGAGTTGCAGTAAATCGAAAGTGAATAAGAAGTTCAAGCATAATACGGATGATACCAATAGGCCAGAAGataatttacaagaaaatatAACAGAACCGcaaaataacgaaaaagaaaatataataaaagctaCTGTTAATACTGCAAATTCCATTGCGAGCAAGTTTAACGAACATTTAAAAACTAATACATGTGAGACTTCAACAAACACAAACGCAAATCCAGTTAACAGTGACACAGTAGTaaccgaaaaaaaatctataaaaaaatacgcacAATTAAAGACGTTATCGACTAATTTGAGGAAGTCtgacgagaaagaaagaaatatggaagtcgcgcaaattaatttgcaaatgtcAGAAGTCTCAAAAATTTTGTCTACAGACagtacgcaaaatattttacgaatgcCCGATATGATAAATTTGGAAACACCTAGAAAGTTTGACAATATATCCGGTCCTCCACCGACACCGAGAGTATTAAGTCCTAGTAGCAATCTGATTACGCCATTCATCAAGATCAGCGAGGATTCATCTAAAATACGTAGTTTTATCACCACTCCGGAGTTTCCGATAACTCCGGGCGTAGCTATAACTCCGAAAGAAGAGACGACGAgggatattataaaaagaggCGACTACGATTCCCCGTACTACAAACCGACTTCTGAGCAAGTGCAGGATTCTAATTTAAAAGCATCTAGATCGAAAGACGGCAGCATGCAAGAGTCGCCTATTTTATCTTCGTCACACATAACTTCCAAATTAGAGATAACAGAATTCGAAGTGATTAAAGAGAATTTACCGAGGGAAGAGGCTATCAAGGAGTTTAAAATTGCATCTACTTCCAAAGATTCGGGAAGCGCGGGAGAACTTAGCACTTCGATCGTGATAGATCAACACgtgaatttaatagaaataaatgaatttcAGAGTGAACAGCGAGAAACAATAATCGATGCCGATTGTGTCAACGAGGCTCACAACAATGATTCCATGGAAAGTAGCTCTTCGTCATCTGATacgtcgtcgtcttcgtcgtcttCGTCATCTACATCCAGCAGTACAACCACGAATTCGTCGACGAATATGTGCTCGCCGAACGAGAAGTGTGACAAAGCTTCAAGTAAAATGAGCACAGATATCAGCAGCGATTTTgcggaaaaaattattaacgcacCGAAAAATACATGCGACGTATCGGCAGCTACATCGAGCGACCCGTTTAAAAAATCAGACGATGCGATTGAAACGGAATCTTCGCCGAAAAAAGTGTTTGCGATTATAAAAACTGACGATCAGCTAAAGAACACGACGAAGGAAACGCCCGCTAAAGATGAAACTCTGTTAAATGAGGCTGATATCTCGGAAACGCCTAGCAGTTCGAAGAGCGGAGTAGAAATGATTAATTTGACGACAAAGATATCTGCGATTATAACGGAAGAGAAATTATCAAGATCGaacaaattgttaaaaaatagcaAGACGCAGAACAATAAATCGCGGGGACAACCAAAGGTAATAGATGTACAATGTATTCAGCCTGAATCGTCGATGTACGTCAAGTGTCTAAAGCCCATTAAAGAAGAATGTGAATCTGAGAACGAGCAAAGTGCTCCTGTACACGATAAGTTTATGCATAGGCAGATATTAGAAGAGAAACGACAACGCATCATAGCTAAGATTAAAGATAATCCAAAGTTGAATCTTCCTAGTGGCACAAAGCGTAAACATATTTTAACTTGCAGAGCTGCCAGCACTTTGAAAAAATTCGGTAGAGGTAACCGAAATATACGTCCACCAGCAAGATATtccgaaaatattaataataaggaGACAAAACGACCAGCCGATCAGCAAGagacattgaaaaaaaataagcgaaaAAAATGTGAATCTCAAAAACAGGATCTCGTGGATAAATGCAGCGATAATAaaggaaaaacaaatttaattcctATACCGAAAAGCACAGATCCTGGTTTAAcgaatcataaaaataatggtAACAAACCACCCGATGATCATACGATTAAGCAactttacgaaaataatatttgtgaaaGTAACATTGTTGAAAATTGTAAGAATAGCCAATCGATACAATCGTATGATTCCTTAAATCcagaaaatcaaaattgtGTCGCGAAAGAAATCCCACATTCTAAAGAGAATAcggagaaaaattacaatattaaaagtaacatcaataaaaaagaaacagaggAGGCATTCAAAACTGCTAATGCACaaggaaaaattttgaagaaagaaacaaattcAGAGAAATGTATTATACAGGAAACGTTACCTCCCGATAAATTAAAGCATGATGAAGTGGAGGATAAAACAAGTAAACCGaaacaattttcaaataaCGTTGATAAAACtgattacaaaatattaaagtacaagGTGGATCAAGTAAAGCGGGATTTATTTAGTGACGACGAGAACGATCACAGAACATTGATTGTAAATGCAACAGATAACAAGAAAGTTGCTGACGCGGAAAATCTTAATAAAGCTTCGagtaaaacagaaaatgtcAATGTCGAAAATTCCAAACAGGAATTATCTACAGTTCTACAATGTCTGCAATTAGTGCCCGCGTCCAAAAAGAAGCATTTGAGCAATGATATAAATCAAGCTGacgagcaaattaaaaaacagaGGAAACCCATAAACGAAGACGATAATAAATCGCATCAAACATCTGATGCTCATAATTATAAGGCCGAGTATCACTTTGTATATGACGATAGCGTACCgatgagaaagagaagaaggagaTACAGTGCACATGAATTACAGATCGAAATCAATTATGCCGATCTCTCCGATCCAAATCCCGTGGAATGTATGAAAGTCATGAAAGCTACAGAGTTTGAGGAGATATTTAATTTGGCACCTAAGAAGCGAACAGTAAATAAAAAGTCACGCATGAAGAATGAAAAAGTTTGCGAGGCACCTAACTTACAGGCAGATAAAGacatgattaatttaaaagacaaTGCTGCGAAACCTTTGGCAACGTCATCTCCTCTGGACGAATTATCAAAAGTTAAAACGAAAAAGGTAGTTGCTAAAACTGccacgataaataaaattagtaacAGTATACAATCGGATgcaaagaaaaagcaaaaactGGATAAGCATCAAGAAAAAG TTACAGATATTACTAAaaaccgaaaaagaaaactgtcAGAAGCCAAAGAAATGAAGcag gccGAGAAAAAATCCACGACTGATCCGCAAGCGCTTCTCAGTAACTTAGATGAagtagatttaaataaattcctaACAACAGTTCATGGACCTGAATAA